TGAAAAGCCTAGTTCTTTTCAGATTATCATAGTGATATTGTGACTATTATAGCAATATTGTGCAAGTGTGAAACCATAAAATTCACATTGAGCAGTAATCAAACTCACTGTTTAGCCCGCTTGTTGTCCGCCTCTGACTGTGCATGCTTCGGCAGCACACCCTCCTTCGCCCCAACCTTTTGATCATGACCAGCATCATCAGTTGTTCTCTTGTCCATGCCATGGTTATGATCCCTTAATGTGTTCAGTGGTCCATGATGCCCCCCAACCTTGTCTTTTGTCGGTATCGGCAGGCCGCCACCATGCCGGAAACCAGCCAGATTCGGCAATCCTTGCTCCCATGGCCGGCCATGTGCCCTCCCAAACGAACCTGGCTTGGCATAGTACTCCTGAACACCAGCCCATGGCACAGGCTGCCCACCTCCTCCCCCCATCCCCTCGAAGCCATTGGCGTAAGCACCGGCGCCAGCAGCAGCTCCGTCAAACAGCGCAAACGAGTCGCTTGACGACCTGCGGTGGCCGGCCCGGCCGTGCTGCCGCGCCGCTGGCGTCTCCGGCTCGTTGAGCAGGTCATCGAGCCACGAAGGAGGCTGCTCCTCGATGAAGCTCTCGGACGAAGTGCGCTGGTGGTGCCCGTGGCCGTGCcgggggtgggcggcggcgccctgcggCCGGGCGATCGGGCTGCGGTCGGCGTACGGCGAcggcgcccctgccgccgccgtcgggaacgggctgcgcggcggcagcagcgcttGCTTCTGGAGCTTCGCGTTCGCCATCATCGTGCGCTCCGACCGACCAAACTGCGAGGGAAACACAGGGCACAGCTCATATCTCAAACTCGACGCCAAGATTCGAGCCAATTCGACGGCGAACCACCGCGAGCTTGCTTccaatccaggaaggcggattgGAACGGAAGTTCAGCGGCAAACTACCTACAGATCTCAGCAAACACGAGCGCAAAAACAGTCAAGTAGCCGGCTCAAATTCTCGTCAAAGATTCGATTTTTCCGAGCGCAAGCATCAAATCGCAGAAAGAAAGCGGTCAAGATCCACCAGAGAACGAGCTGGAACACGCAAGCTG
This genomic interval from Panicum virgatum strain AP13 chromosome 8K, P.virgatum_v5, whole genome shotgun sequence contains the following:
- the LOC120644090 gene encoding uncharacterized protein At4g06598-like → MMANAKLQKQALLPPRSPFPTAAAGAPSPYADRSPIARPQGAAAHPRHGHGHHQRTSSESFIEEQPPSWLDDLLNEPETPAARQHGRAGHRRSSSDSFALFDGAAAGAGAYANGFEGMGGGGGQPVPWAGVQEYYAKPGSFGRAHGRPWEQGLPNLAGFRHGGGLPIPTKDKVGGHHGPLNTLRDHNHGMDKRTTDDAGHDQKVGAKEGVLPKHAQSEADNKRAKQQYAQRSRVRKLQYIAELEGRVQALQSEGVEVSAEMEFLTQQNIMLDLENKALKQRLESLAQEQLIKRFQQEMFEREIGRLRSLYQQQQQQQAPALVRSNSRDLDAQFANLSLKHKDPNSGRDALSGRLRT